The Candidatus Poribacteria bacterium DNA segment CAAACCGAGTATCGATATGAGTCGTCAGGAGGAGGAAACGTCCCTGAACCGGTGTAGTTGACGTCGAAATTATTGATGGCCGAAAGCTTAACCTCCTCGATTTTTTTCTTTGCTAATAGGGCAGTTTTGGTTATCCTCTCCGAGGTAATTCTTGCCTCCATCAGGGTGATCATCGCTCTGGATATGGGTATAATGGCCACGCCAATTATGATGGTGCTGACTAAGACCTCTATGAGCGTAAAACCCCGTCCATCTCTCATTCCTCTCTCACCTCTATCCTACCGATGATGGGATCGACGTCCACGACGTAATGGTACTCCCCTTTGATCACATGGATCTCGCCGCCGGAGGTCGTTCCTCCGAGAGGTTGAAAGATGAACTGCGAGTTCCCTGTGATATTGACATCCACCGGTAGATTTCCCTGCTCGACCTTGGCCCATCCCCCCTCGAACTCCTTCCATATCTCGAATTTCGTAAAGGGGCCTTCCGAAGGCATGAACTCTATCTTATGATCCCTAGATGTGTTTATAGCCAGCGAGCGGGTATAGATGAGATATGAGGCTATCCTCTTCGCGGTGGAATAGCTCTTCACCTTCCACAGCACATCGGAGCTGAACCTCGGTATGAGCACCGCCATCATTACAGCAGCTATTACCATAACTGCCATCAGCTCTATAAGGGTAAAGCCTTTCATCTCGATATTCTCCCCATTATGTCGAACATCGGGAGATAGATGGCCATGACGATGAACCCGATAATGGCTGTCAATATCAACGTCAGAGCCGGCACAAGGGTGTTCACCATCCTTTTAACGGTCACATCCACCTCTCGTTCCAGGAAATCGGAGCTTCTATCCAGCATCTCACCCAGCTCCCCCATCTCCTCTCCAGCGGAGATCATCTGTATGGTAACGGGCGAAAAGAGGCGGCTTTCGACCAGAATGGGAGTTATTCCCCCGCCCCTTGTTACGCTTCTCTTGAGCCTAGCGATCAGCTCGGCTATGACCGAATTTTGGAAGACCTGATCTATAATGTCGAGGCAGTCGCTTATAGGGATTCCACTGTTTATAAGTGCTGCGAAGATCTTAAGAAACCTCGAGGTGATCGTCTTGCGGTTAAGCGCGCCGAAAAAGGGGATCTTCAACGTGTTTCTATCCAGCCATCTTTTACCTCTCTTCGTTTTGAGAAGCCGCCTGATCAGATAAGCTAACCCAGCACCTAAAACGAGCAAAGCCCACCAGTATCTGCCGATCGTTCTGCTTAAGCCTACCAGAATAACGGTTGGCAGCGGCAGCGAAGCTCCGATCTTCACGTAAACGGTCGAGAAGCGCGGGATAACAAACAGCGTCAAAAATGCGACAGCGATGAAGGCTATAACGGTAACGGCGATCGGATATACCAGAGCCGATCGAACCTTACGTCTGAGTTCTGCCTCAGCTTCCAGATATTTGGAGAGCTTCGCCAGCATATCCTTGAGCACCTCTCCTGCCTCTCCCGCCCTGACGATACTTACATAGAAAGGGGAGAAGACATCGGGATGTTCGTTGAGAGCATCGGCGAACGTCAGCCCTCGTTTCAGATCGTTTTGAACCTCGCGCAGCGTCCTTTTGAGCTTTGGTGTTTCAACCTGGCGTGTGAGCGTATCGAGCGATCTGACAAGTGGTATGCCGGAATCGAGCATCGCGGCCAGCTCTTCGGTGAAAAGGGCAAGTTCTGAGACCTTAACCTTCCTTTCAGATCGCCAAAGCGAGAGCTTACCCACCCTCGATATACCCGTCACGAATAACCCCATCCTCCTCAACTTAGCCCTTGCCTCTGATTCATTCTCGGCCGTTAGCGTTCCGCTTATCCTCTTCCCCGATCTGTCGATTGCATTGTATGAGAAGGTCTGCATTCTCACACCTCGGTGTAGATCACCCTGTTTATCTCTTCAAGCGTGGTTATACCTCTAAGTACCTTGATCGCAGCATCTTGTCGAAGGGTGATCATCCCCGACTCTATTGCCGCCTTTCTGATATCGTCCGTGGAGGCCTTCTCGACGATCAACTTTCTGATCTCATCGTTCACCACCATCACCTCGAATATTCCGGTTCTACCTTTATATCCCGTGTGGAAGCAAAATTTACACCCACGTCCTCGATACAACTTTATCTCCCCGACCTCCCCCGGCTCCACGCCGAGTTGAAGGAGTTCATCCTCCGGCGGTTTATAGCTCTCTCTGCATTCAGAGCATATAACCCTCACCAATCTCTGTGAGATAACCCCTGTAACGGAAGCGGCGATCAGAAAGGGCTGCACCCCCATATCCGTCAGCCTCACCACAGCGCTAGGAGCATCGTTCGTGTGTACTGTGCTTAAAACCCTATGCCCCGTGAGGGCCGCCTGAATGGCGATATCGGCCGTCTCAGGATCTCTGATCTCGCCGACCATGATCACATCGGGATCTTGGCGGAGGACCGTCCGTAACACGGTGGCAAACCCCAACCCTATGTGCGGATTAACCTGAATCTGGTTGATTCCCTCGAGCCTGTATTCAACGGGATCCTCGATGGTGATTATGTTCATCGCCTCTTTGTCGAACCGACGCAGAATCGAATATAGGGTCGTGGTCTTTCCGCTGCCGGTCGGGCCTGTGACAAGTATCATGCCGTGTGGCCTGCCGATGAGCTCCTTGACGATCTTCTCGTCTTTCTCCGAAAGTCCTATCTCCTCGAGCTCGATCTTAAGCGATTCTTTATCGAGGATTCGCATGACCACCTTTTCGCCGTTTATCGTCAGTATGGTCGAGACACGAATATCCAATTGTCTGCCATCCCTTTCTATTGAGATATGACCGTCTTGTGGATGACGTCTCTCGGCTATGTCCATGTCGGCCATCACCTTGATACGCGAGATAACAGCCGGCTCGACGTATTTCGGGATTATGGTCACATCATGAAGCACGCCATCTATCCGGTATCTGACGCGCATTTCAGGGTATTGAGGATCGAAATGTACGTCGCTTGCCCCCGCGTTGATCGCACCTGAGATGATCGAATCCACCAGCTCTATGACCGGATCCTCGCCGATCCGAATCAGCGATTCTAGATCTTCCTCCTCTTCCTCACCCGGCTTGAACTCATGGAACCTCATATCTATGATCGCCTGTTTCGTCGCCTGTTCGATGCTGAAATAATGGTTGATCGCCCTGAGTATCTCCGCCCTAGTGGCTATAAGCGGTCTTATCCTCAATCCCGTCTGCAGCTTTATCTCTTCCACCGTCTTTAGACTTATCGGAGGGGACATAGCCACATATAGCCAGTTTTTCTCGATCTTAACGGGAATACAGGTATATCTACGGGCTATCTCCTCGGGGATGAGTCTCGCCACCTGAGGGTGAATGTTGACTTCCGAAAGGTCAACATAGGGAATACCGAGTTGTTTTTCGAGGGCTTTGCCGAGCTGAGCTGAGGTGATATATCCCTGCTTAACTAAGATCTCACCGAGCCTTTCCCCGCTGCGCCTCTGTTCTTCAAGCGCCTCCTTTAACTCCGCCTCGGTTATCAACCCCTCCTGTAGGAGGATATCCCCCAATCTGGGTCTGGCCTTCCCTGGCAAATCGATCCCCCCTTCGCTTCATAATCGGCCAAATTCTATCTCAAAGTTAACATCGCTGGTAAACCGGATGAAAAGATGAAAAGGCCATGCGCGGTAAATCCGCACATAGCCAAAAGGGTGAGGGAGACACCGAAAGTTCCCGAACAACTTACTGATGGTTGTGAGGGACAACCCTGTGGGTCTTTGGATCGAGCTCATAAGGATCACCAAACGGGCAGGTGGGAGGCCCGTCGGGGAAATACTCCTTGTTATTCAGGAAATCGCTCAGATTATCGGGCCATGTGCCGTTTTTCGTGTAATATAGCTCCAGTTGTGTATTGATATTGGCGATGTTCGCCTTACATGCCGAGATCTTGGCTTCCTTGGCGCTGGATGAGAAACGTGGTATGGCTATAGCAGCTAACACCGCTAAAATAACCACCACAAGCAGAAGCTCGATCAGTGTGAAACCCTTATGGTTTCCCCTGATGATCATGGCTTTTACCTCCTTAGTCTTAACATGGGATTAGGCCGCTGCCTTTTTAGCAGCGAGATGCCTTTTTATCTTGTTGAAGAGGATCGTCGTGCTGAAGGGCTTAACGATATAATCATCAGCCCCTGCCCGATGAGCCCTCATGACGGAGTCCGTGTCATCCCTCGCCGTAAGAAATAACACCGGTATATCGCTGGTCTCCGGATCACGCTTCAGATTCGCACACACCTCATACCCGTTCATGTTCGGAAGCATGATATCCAGAAGTATCAGGTCCGGCTTCTCCTCTCTTGCTTTGGCCAATCCCTCGACGCCATCCCTGGCATCGACGACATCGAAGTTCTTCAGATTCAGAAGGAACTTGACCGTCTCAATCACTTCGGGCTCATCGTCTATCAAAAGTATCTTTTTCCTCGCCATCTCCCTCACCTCTTATTATCGGGATTTTCTCCTCTAAATTCAAGTGCAAATATCATGCAAAGTTTGGCATACCGAAAACCCCCGTAAAATAAGGCTTTTTCGGACTCGCCTCTCGACCCTCCCGGAACGAAATGTTCAACTTCGTAAACATCCTCCGTTTTTGAGGTTGGGAACCCAGGTGTGAAGTCACTTTCACGCCCTATGTGAGGATGTTAATCCAGATTAACGAATTGTTAACCCGGATCATCGTTGCCTAATCGTGAGAAGGATGGTATAATTGCTATAACTTTCTTCCGCGGCGGTGATGAGATTGCACGTGGTTCTATCGCGCAAATGGCGTCCACAGAAGTTCAGTGAGGTCGTCGGCCAGGATCACGTGATAACCACCTTACAGAACTCCCTTGCCGCAGGCAGGGTGGCCCATGCCTATCTGTTTAGCGGCCCTAGGGGAACGGGAAAGACCACGGTCGCTCGAATCTTGGCCAAAGCCGTCAACTGCCTCAACCTCCAAAACCCTCAATCGAAACCGGAGCCGTGTAACGAGTGCATCAACTGCAGGAACATCACCTCCGGCAGGACGTTCGACGTGATAGAGATGGACGCCGCCTCCAGCCGAGGCATAGATCAGATCAGAGATCTGAGGGAGAACGTCAAACTCTCACCAAGCGGATGCAAATATAAGGTCTATATCATAGATGAGGTACATATGCTCACACCTGAGGCCTTCAACGCCTTATTGAAAACCCTCGAGGAACCCCCTCAGCACGTGATATTCATCCTGGCCACCACCGAGAAACACAAGGTGTTGGAGACGATCACATCCAGGTGTCTTCAGTTCAACTTCAGGAGGCTCTCCTACGATGAGATAGCCGGCAGGCTCAAATTCCTAGCCCGCTCAGAAGGGTTCGATGTCGATGACGAGGCGCTGGAGATCATAGCCCGTAACGCCGACGGATGCCTGCGCGATGCCGAGAACATGCTCGAACAGATGGTCGCATCGGCTCAGGGAAGGATCACAGCGGAGTACGCGTCGATCATGCTGGGCCTAGGCCCTGCACACCTGATGGATGAACTTTCAAGATGTATGCTCAAACAAGACCTCCCCGGCGCTATCTCAGCCCTCGACGGACTAACCGAAAGCGGGGCCGATCTGACCCAGTGCCTCAAAAACCTCATAGGCTTCTTCCACGACCTGATGCTGCTGAAGATCAATCCCGATCTAAGAAAACTCATCGACGCATCCGGCTCCAGGGTGAACGAAATGCTATCCATGATCTCCGACGTCTCACTGGACAGATTGAGACGAATCGTAAAGGTGCTGATGAGGACGGAGAGGGATATCAAGGAACTGGGATATGAGCGGTTTAACCTGGAGACCGCTCTGGTGGAGATCTGCCAGCTCCGCGACGGGGTGCCGATAGAGGAGGCCCTGGAAAGGCTGGAGGAGATTGAGGCTAAGATAGAGACGATGCCGACGGAGATAAAAACGCCCGTGATCCCCTCTCCCAAACCCTCACCGGTTCAGGAGATAAGCGTTGAGCGGAAGGAGGGGGAACCGGTGAGCGAGGATGAGCTGAAAAAGATCTGGGAGAAGCTCTTGGCGGAAGCCAAGGAGAACAGCATGGCGCTCTACTCCTTCATGAGGGAGGGGGGACCGGTCTCGCTGCAGGGCAACAGACTGACCATCTCCGTCGCCAACTCGGTCGGTAAGGAGTACGTGGAGAAGGATGAAAGCAGGGAGTTCATACTCAGGACCCTTAAGGACCTCCTCGGCAAGGAGATACAGATAGAGGTGGTCGTTCAGGAGCCACCTGGCCAGGAGGAGAGGAAACCTTCCACCTCACAGTTCACCCTCTATCATAAGGCGATGAGGGACGATGGGGTGAGGATGGTCCTGGAGGCGTTTTCAGGTGAGATAGTTGAGATAGGAGATTAGAGGGAGGTAACCGAATGGCAAAAGGTATGGGAAGCATAATCAAACAGGCTCAGAAGCTGCAGAAGAGGATGATGGAACTCCAGGAGGAACTGGCCAATAAGACGGTAGAGGCAACCGTAGGGGGAGGGATGGTCACCGTCGTGGCAAACGGTCAGAGAGAGATCCTCTCCATAAAGATCTCCCCTGAGGTGGTTGATCCCGAGGATGTGGAGATGCTGGAGGACCTCATCCTCGCAGCGGTCAATGAGGCCTCTCGAAAGGCTCAAGAGCTTATGGTCCAGGAGATGGAGAAGCTAACGGGAGGGATCAGAATTCCCGGCCTGATCTGAAATGCCATACTATCCCAAACCGCTCGAAAGACTTATCAATGAACTGAGAAGGTTGCCCGGAGTGGGCATAAAGACGGCCCAGAGACTGGCGTTTCACATGATGAAGATGTCTCCGGAGGAGATCTCCGCTCTGGCCAAGGCGATAGCCGATCTGCATTCCTCTCTCACCTATTGCTCGATCTGCGGCAACATCACCGAAATCGGAAGGGATCCATGTGATATCTGCTCCGATCCCACCCGGGATCACTCCCTCATCTGCGTGGTAGAGGAACCCGACGACCTACTCGCCCTGGAGAGGACGGGTAGATATAAAGGCGTATACCATGTCCTCATGGGGGCCCTTTCACCGCTCGAGGGGATCACCCCCGACGACCTGAGGATAAAGGAGCTTTTCGAGAGGGTTAACAACGAGGATATCAGGGAGGTGATAATCGCAACCAATCACACAACTGAAGGGCAGGCGACCGCCATATATCTGGCCAATCAGCTTGGGAAATTGAACATCAAGGTCACCCGAATCGCCTATGGCATCCCCGTAGGTGGCGATCTGGAGTATATCGACGAGGTAACTCTGGCCAAGGCGCTGGA contains these protein-coding regions:
- the recR gene encoding recombination protein RecR, which translates into the protein MPYYPKPLERLINELRRLPGVGIKTAQRLAFHMMKMSPEEISALAKAIADLHSSLTYCSICGNITEIGRDPCDICSDPTRDHSLICVVEEPDDLLALERTGRYKGVYHVLMGALSPLEGITPDDLRIKELFERVNNEDIREVIIATNHTTEGQATAIYLANQLGKLNIKVTRIAYGIPVGGDLEYIDEVTLAKALEGRREMI
- a CDS encoding type II secretion system F family protein translates to MQTFSYNAIDRSGKRISGTLTAENESEARAKLRRMGLFVTGISRVGKLSLWRSERKVKVSELALFTEELAAMLDSGIPLVRSLDTLTRQVETPKLKRTLREVQNDLKRGLTFADALNEHPDVFSPFYVSIVRAGEAGEVLKDMLAKLSKYLEAEAELRRKVRSALVYPIAVTVIAFIAVAFLTLFVIPRFSTVYVKIGASLPLPTVILVGLSRTIGRYWWALLVLGAGLAYLIRRLLKTKRGKRWLDRNTLKIPFFGALNRKTITSRFLKIFAALINSGIPISDCLDIIDQVFQNSVIAELIARLKRSVTRGGGITPILVESRLFSPVTIQMISAGEEMGELGEMLDRSSDFLEREVDVTVKRMVNTLVPALTLILTAIIGFIVMAIYLPMFDIMGRISR
- a CDS encoding prepilin-type N-terminal cleavage/methylation domain-containing protein is translated as MKGFTLIELMAVMVIAAVMMAVLIPRFSSDVLWKVKSYSTAKRIASYLIYTRSLAINTSRDHKIEFMPSEGPFTKFEIWKEFEGGWAKVEQGNLPVDVNITGNSQFIFQPLGGTTSGGEIHVIKGEYHYVVDVDPIIGRIEVREE
- a CDS encoding prepilin-type N-terminal cleavage/methylation domain-containing protein, producing MRDGRGFTLIEVLVSTIIIGVAIIPISRAMITLMEARITSERITKTALLAKKKIEEVKLSAINNFDVNYTGSGTFPPPDDSYRYSVWDDGDPEMKTISVIVWFDENGDGKRDEDEVYTKLDTRLTRRD
- a CDS encoding YbaB/EbfC family nucleoid-associated protein; translation: MAKGMGSIIKQAQKLQKRMMELQEELANKTVEATVGGGMVTVVANGQREILSIKISPEVVDPEDVEMLEDLILAAVNEASRKAQELMVQEMEKLTGGIRIPGLI
- a CDS encoding response regulator; the protein is MARKKILLIDDEPEVIETVKFLLNLKNFDVVDARDGVEGLAKAREEKPDLILLDIMLPNMNGYEVCANLKRDPETSDIPVLFLTARDDTDSVMRAHRAGADDYIVKPFSTTILFNKIKRHLAAKKAAA
- the dnaX gene encoding DNA polymerase III subunit gamma/tau — translated: MRLHVVLSRKWRPQKFSEVVGQDHVITTLQNSLAAGRVAHAYLFSGPRGTGKTTVARILAKAVNCLNLQNPQSKPEPCNECINCRNITSGRTFDVIEMDAASSRGIDQIRDLRENVKLSPSGCKYKVYIIDEVHMLTPEAFNALLKTLEEPPQHVIFILATTEKHKVLETITSRCLQFNFRRLSYDEIAGRLKFLARSEGFDVDDEALEIIARNADGCLRDAENMLEQMVASAQGRITAEYASIMLGLGPAHLMDELSRCMLKQDLPGAISALDGLTESGADLTQCLKNLIGFFHDLMLLKINPDLRKLIDASGSRVNEMLSMISDVSLDRLRRIVKVLMRTERDIKELGYERFNLETALVEICQLRDGVPIEEALERLEEIEAKIETMPTEIKTPVIPSPKPSPVQEISVERKEGEPVSEDELKKIWEKLLAEAKENSMALYSFMREGGPVSLQGNRLTISVANSVGKEYVEKDESREFILRTLKDLLGKEIQIEVVVQEPPGQEERKPSTSQFTLYHKAMRDDGVRMVLEAFSGEIVEIGD
- the tadA gene encoding Flp pilus assembly complex ATPase component TadA, coding for MPGKARPRLGDILLQEGLITEAELKEALEEQRRSGERLGEILVKQGYITSAQLGKALEKQLGIPYVDLSEVNIHPQVARLIPEEIARRYTCIPVKIEKNWLYVAMSPPISLKTVEEIKLQTGLRIRPLIATRAEILRAINHYFSIEQATKQAIIDMRFHEFKPGEEEEEDLESLIRIGEDPVIELVDSIISGAINAGASDVHFDPQYPEMRVRYRIDGVLHDVTIIPKYVEPAVISRIKVMADMDIAERRHPQDGHISIERDGRQLDIRVSTILTINGEKVVMRILDKESLKIELEEIGLSEKDEKIVKELIGRPHGMILVTGPTGSGKTTTLYSILRRFDKEAMNIITIEDPVEYRLEGINQIQVNPHIGLGFATVLRTVLRQDPDVIMVGEIRDPETADIAIQAALTGHRVLSTVHTNDAPSAVVRLTDMGVQPFLIAASVTGVISQRLVRVICSECRESYKPPEDELLQLGVEPGEVGEIKLYRGRGCKFCFHTGYKGRTGIFEVMVVNDEIRKLIVEKASTDDIRKAAIESGMITLRQDAAIKVLRGITTLEEINRVIYTEV
- a CDS encoding prepilin-type N-terminal cleavage/methylation domain-containing protein, producing the protein MIIRGNHKGFTLIELLLVVVILAVLAAIAIPRFSSSAKEAKISACKANIANINTQLELYYTKNGTWPDNLSDFLNNKEYFPDGPPTCPFGDPYELDPKTHRVVPHNHQ